The Oceanotoga teriensis DNA window CAGCACCGATTATAGCCCCAAAAGTAGCAGTAGCAAGCATTACTACAAGAGTAATAGGCTCGACATCTATTACCTTGATAAAAATTATCGATTCGATTAAAACCGCAATAGCATTAGCCGCATTCATAGAACCCGGTATATGTTTATCTTTTGTTTGTTTTGTAAATTTCAATAAAGCAGTTTGAGGTGCAAAAGCTCCTATTCCCAAAGCATCTATAAAATTAACAAAAAAACCTATAATACCCGTTTTTATCCAAGAGGTTTCAGATTCAAGTTTTGTCTTATTTTTCACAACATCTCTTATTAAATAAAATGTATATGAAATAAGCATTATAATCAATAAAATCCAAATTATTTGAACCATATAAAATACAACTCCTTTGTTTTAATTTTATCTTAATTTAAAAAACAAATTTAAATGGTAAAATTCTATACACACACATACACATACACACACTTTTTATGGGACTCCCTCTTTCGAGGGGCCCTTTTATTTTTTATTTAGACATATTTCTTGATTTATCGGTACAAGCTTTCATAGCTTCTATAACAGAAGTTCTAAAACCTTTTTCTTCTAATTTAGCAACAGCTTCTATAGTGGTACCACCTGGAGAACAAACCATATCTTTTAATTTAGCTGGATGTTCCCCTGTCTCAAGAACCATTTTAGCTGCTCCCAAAACAGTTTGAGCTGCCATTTTATAAGCTTTATCTCTTGGTAATCCCTGCAAAACCGCTCCATCTGCAAGAGCTTCTATAAACATATAAACATAAGCTGGAGATGATCCACTTACAGCAGTAACTGCATCCATCAAATATTCAGGAACTATCTCAGACTTTCCAAAGCTATTAAATATATCTATTATAAAATTCAATTCTTTTTCTTCAACAAGTTTGTTCGGACAAATAGCAGCCATTCCTTCACCAACTAAAGATGGTGTATTTGGCATAACTTTTATCACTTTTAACTCTTTATCAAAAAGCTCTTCTACCCTTTTAATACTTTGACCTGCAGCAATAGCAACTATTATCACATCATTTTTGATATTTTCTTTAATTTGTTTTATTACAATTTCATATAAATTAGGTTTAACAGATAAAAACAAAATATCTGATTGTAAAGATGTTTTAAGATTATCTACAGTTGTTATAACTTTGAATTTTTGATTTACAAATTCAAGAATTTCTTCATTCAAATCTGAAACAATTATATTTTCAGGTTCAATTATTTTTGATTTTATTATTCCACCAATCATAGCTTGAGCCATATTGCCTCCACCTATAAAACCAATTTTTTTCATAAAAACCCTCCCAATCATCAACAAAAACTTTGTTCTGTTCTCTCTATAATTTCATTCTGCAAAGCTCTATCGAGATTATTAAAATAATCACTATAACCTGCAACACGTACTATGAGATCATTATATTCTTCTGGTTTTTTCTGCGCATCTAAAAGTATTTGTTTATCTATAACATTAAATTGAATATGATGACCATCCATTCTGAAATAAGTTCTTACAAGATATGCAAGATTATCTAATCCATTTTCACCTTCTATAACAGATGGTGTAAATTTTTGATTCAACAAAGTTCCGCCAGTTTTCAAATGATCCATTTTTGCAGCCGATTTAACCACTGCTGTTGGACCATTCCTATCTGCCCCTTTTGAAGGAGAAATTCCATCGGTAAGCGGAAGTTTAGCCTTTCTTCCATCTGGTGTAGCTCCTATTACAGATCCAAAATAAACATGGCATGTAGTTGGTAACATATTTATTCTAAATTGTCCACCTTTTATATTAGGTCTACCATTAACTTCTTCACAATAAGCATTAAAAATATCTCTCATCAAATCATCCGCTGCATCATCATCATTACCATACTTTGGAGATTTTTCTTTAACTAAATGTAAAATATCTTCATATCCTTCAAAATTTTCTTTTATTGCCATCAAAAGTTCTTTCATACTGATATTTTTCTTATCAAAAACTTGTGTCTTCATAGCAGCAAAACAATCTGTTATAGTACCAATTCCAACACCTTGAATATATGAAACATTATATCTTGCACCACCAGCATTATAATCTTTTCCTTTCTTTATACAATCATCTATTATTACAGATAAAAAAGGAACTGGCATTTTTTCTGCATAAAGTTTTTCTATTATTCTATTACCAATCATCTTTATATTTATAAAATGATGAAGTTGATCTTTATATGCATTAAACAACTGATCATAACTTTTAAAATCTTCTGGATTACCAGTCTCAATGCCTATTCTCTTATTAGTATTTGGATCTATTCCATTGTTTAAAGTTATTTCAAGTATTTTTGGTAAATTCATATATCCAGTTAGTATATATGCTTCTTTACCAAAAGCTCCAGTTTCAACACATCCACTTGTACCGCCACATCTTGCATCTTCAATACTTTTACCAGCATTAAGCATTTCTTGAATTATTGCATCGGCATTAAAAAATGAAGGTTGCCCCCATCCTTTTCTTGAAATCTCTAAAGCTCTTTTCAAAAACTTCTGTGGTGTTTTTTTACTTATTTGAACATTAGAGCTTGGTTGTAAAAGTTTCATTTCATCTATCACATCTAAAACTAAATAACTAACTTCATTAACTCCATCAGAGCCATCTGCTTTTACTCCACCAGAATTTATATTCGCAAAATCAGTATAAGTACCACTCTCTTTTAATGTAACACCGACTTTTGGTGGTGCTGGTTGATTATTAAATTTAACCCAAAAACATTGTAAAAATTCTTCTGCTTTCTCTCTACTTAGAGAACCTTCTTCAATCTCTTTTTTATAAAAAGGATAAAGATGTTGATCCAATCTTCCAGGATTAAAAGAATCCCATGGGTTTAATTCAGATATAACACAAAGATGCACAAACCAATACATCTGTAAAGCTTCTCTAAAAGTTCTTGGAGCATTAGCTGGAACATGCGAACAAATCTCTGATATCTCCAATAATTCTTTTTTTCTCTTTTCATCATTTTCTTTTTCTGCCAATTTTTTAGCATATTTGCTATATCTTTCACCTAAAATCATTATTGCATCACATGCTATACTCATAGCTTTCAATTGTTCTCTTTTATTTAAAGCTTCATCATCATTTAAAAAATCGAGTTCTTTTATAGAGGCTTCTATATCATCTTTAAATTGTAGAAAACCCTTCTTATAAATTTTGCCATCGGCTACTGTATGTCCTGGACCTCTTTGTTCCATAAATTCTGTAAAAATACCCGCAGCATAACATTCTTTCCATTCTTCAGTAACATTTTCAAGAATGAGATGTCTCATAGATCTTTTTTCCCAATAAGGAATTATCACATCTTTTTGAAACTGCATATCTTCTTTTTTCACTTTAAAAGATATTTTCTCTCTTTTATCCATAATCTCCATATCCTCAATAGTATGACAGCATAATTCTGGATATGTTGGAGTTGCAGCTGGAGCTTCACCTCTTTCACCAACTATAAGTTCTCCATCATTAATACATAATTCTTTATTACTCATTATTTCTTTAAGAACTAAAGCTCTTAAAACAGGTATAGATACAGACCCTTCAAACTTCTTATAAACTTCATCAACAATCTTAGCTCTCTCCATTGAAATACGAGGAATAGCCTTCAAACTTTCTTCTCTGAGTTTTCTTACTCTCTCAGTTATCATTCAAAATCAACCTCCTATTTTAACTTTTATTCCAGAATCTTCAAACATCTTCTTTATCTCAAGTATTCTTTCATCAGAAGGACTTTCAAGTTCTTCCATATATGTTTTCATATTCAATCTTCTATACTTATCTTTGCCCATCTTATGATAAGGTAAAATATTAAGTTGTGAAAATTTTATATTTTTTAAAAATTCTATACAACTCATAATATTTTTATCATAATCATTTATATTATGAATTAAAGGCATTCTTATATAAATCTCTTTTCCAAAACTCGATAATTTTTTCAAGTTTTCAAAAACTAAATCATTTGAAACGCCCATATATTTTAAATGCTTGTCTTCATCCATATGTTTTAAATCGTATAAAAAAAGATCTACATAATCTATTATTTTTTCAAAATTATCCCATGGAGCATATCCAGAAGTATCTATAGCAACATGAATATCTCTACTTTTACATTTTTTTAAAATTTCTAATAAAAAATCAGGATGCATTAAAGGTTCTCCACCAGAAAAAGTTATTCCACCTGAAGATTCTTCATAAAACATTTCATCTTTTATTATCTGATCAAAAACCTCTGTAGTAGACATATTTTCTCCAACAATTTCTCTTGCATTATTAACACAAAAATCAACACAATTGCCACATAAAACACATCTTTCATCTGTAATAGCTAATCCATTAATAATTGAAATTGCATCATTAGGACACCTCTTCACACATTTACCACAACCAACACATCTTTCATCGTAAAATAGAAGTTCTCTTCCAAAATTTTGACTTTCTGGATTATGACACCACCAACATTTAAGTGGGCACCCCTTCAAAAATACTGTTGTACGTATACCAGGGCCATCATGAATAGAATATTTTTGTATATTTATAACTTTAGCTTGAAACATACGATCACTCCTAAAAACTTTAATCATTCACAAAATTTATGTCCATTGGGTGTATTTACAAATATAAAACTAACTTTTTTATTTGTATTATTAGTCCAATTATGTGGAATATTAGAAGAATAATGAGCACTGTCTCCTGGAAAAAGATCATATTCTTTATCCCCAACAAATAAAGTTACAATTCCTTCTAAAACATATAAAAATTCTTCTCCATCATGAGAATAAGTTTTTATATTCTCATTTTTCTTTTTAGGTAAAAGTTCAATATATCTTGTCAACATACACTTATCTTTAACATTCTTTGTAAGATGATAATGTATTATAAAAGAACTATCTACTTGATATACTTCTTTTTCATAACTTCTTATAACCACATCATCTTCATCTTTAGAAATATCTTCTTGAAAAAAATAAGATAATTTTACATCTAATACCTTAGAAATTTTTTCAAGAGAATCTATAGCTATAGTAGTAAGTCCTCTTTCAAATTGCGATAAAAATCCAGTAGAAAGATCTGTTTTTTCACTCAATTCCTTCAAAGTCATATTTTTTTTACTTCTCAGTTTTTTAACTTTATTACCTATATCATCTATCATAAAATTCCCTCCTATTTTCTTAATATATATAATTATACATTAATAAGAGTGAATTTTATTTTTTAAAATGAAAATAAAATTCATACATAAATAATAATTTCATTATAATGAATATATAAAAATCTTTAATATGGCAATTAAACTTGTGAAAAAAATATTTATCATCCAAATTCATTATAACGTGGTATTTAAACATTTACAAATTTTAAAATACTCAATTTTAATCATTTTCACTCATATGAAAATGATTAAATTGTTTTTTCTTAAACATACCAATAATTTCACGAATATGAAATTATATTCATTTATCAAAAAAATTAAAAATGTTATTTTAAAAAATAATCTTAATAAGTTATAATTTAATAAAAAGATGAATGGAAGTGTTAAAAATGGAAATATTAAAATTATTCAAACCCCTTTTTGATAATATAATGTACATAGTATTAATAATAGTTTTTATAACTAAATTAAAGAGTTTTAAAAAAATGGTTATAAAAGATAAATTTGAAATTAAAGATAAAATTTTTCTTGGAATATTTTTTGGGTTATTTGGAATTCTTGGAACATATATGGGAACAAATGTAAACGGTGCAATTGCAAATACAAGAAATGTTGGAGTTATAGTTGGTGGAATATTAGGAGGACCTACAGTTGGTTTAATAGCTGGAATAATTGCAAGTAGTCACAGATTTTTAATAGATATTGGAGGAATAACTACTTTTCCATGTTCCATAACAACATTATTCAGTGGCTTAATTTCCGGATTAATATATAAATACTTAAACGTAAAAAAAAGATGGATATATGGACTAATAATGGGTTTTATAGCTGAATCTATAAGTATGTTATTAATATTAACTTATTCAAAACCCTTCAACTTAGCCTTAGAAATAGTTAAAAGTATTTTCCTACCAATGCCTATAATTGTAGGTGTTGGTGTAGGTATAGTATTGTTGATATTAGAAAATTTATTCAAACAAAAAGATGAAATGCAAGCAAAACAAGCTCAATTAGCGTTAAAAATTGCAAATAAAACATTACCTTATTTTAGAGAAATGAATGAACATTCTATAAAAAAAGCCTGTGAAATAATAAAAAATGAAGTAAACGCAGCAGCTGTATCCTTTACAGATAAAGAAAAAATACTTGCTCATGTAGGATTAGGATCAGATCATCATATACCTGGTTCTAAGTTCATAACTCAAGCAACGTTTCAGGCTATAAAAAATAAAGAAATAAAAGTTTTAAACACTAAAAATGAAATAGGCTGTAAATATAAAGATTGTCCTTTAAAATCAGCTATAGTTGTTCCATTAATACAAAATAAATCAATAATAGGATCTTTAAAAATATATTTTTCAAAAGAAAATGCAATTACTTTAAGAGATTTATTTCTTGCAGAAGGATTATCTCAATTAATATCTACTCAAATAGAAATAAGCAATATAGAAAAATATCAAAGAATAGCTGACAAATCAGAGTTAAAAGCTCTTCAAGCTCAAATAAACCCACATTTCTTATTTAATGCATTAAATACTATAATTTCTTTTATAAGAATAGACCCTGATAAAGCAAGAAAATTAATAATAGATCTTTCAACTTATTTAAGATATAATCTTGAAATAGAAAAAGATTTTGTAAATATAAGAAAAGAAATAGAACATGTAAAGGCATATTTTGAAATAGAAAAAGCAAGATACGGTGATAAAATACAGCTTGAAATAATTTTGGATGAAAACATAAATTTTGATCTACCTTCTTTAACAATACAACCATTAGTAGAAAATTCTATAAAACATGGTATTTTAGAAGGAACAGGAAATGGTAAAATAACCTTAAAAATAAAGAATATAAAAAATTACTTTCTAATCGAAGTAACAGATAATGGCAAAGGTATAGATGAAGAAATAATAAAAAAAGTATATAATAATACTTTAAAAAATAGCATTGGACTTTTAAACGTTCATAATAGATTAAAATTACTTTATGGTGAAGGACTTAAAATTTCAAATCAAAACAAAGGAACTAAGATAACTTTTAAAATAAAGGGAGAGGAAGAAAAAAATGAACTGTATTATAGTTGAAGATGAATATCCTTCAAGAGAAGAATTAAAATACTTCATAAATAAATATAGTCAAATAATTATTTCAAAAGAATTTGATAATGCTATAGATGCATTAAAATTTCTTGAATCCAATACAATAGATATAATATTTTTAGATATAAATATGCCTGGATTAGATGGAATGTCATTTGCAAAAATAATCAAAAAATTTGAAGACACTATAAAAATAGTTTTCACAACAGCTTATCCTGAACATGCAATAGATGCATTTGAAATTGAAGCTTTCGACTATATTTTAAAACCTTTTTCAGAAGAAAGAATCATTTCTACTTTAAAAAAACTTGAAAAATCTTGTGATGAATCAAAAAAATGCTGTAACAAAATTGCTTTAAAACGTGATGAAAAGATACTATTAATAGATATAAAAGATATATTTTTTTGCGAAGCAATGGAAAGAGATACTTTAGTGTATACTAAAAAAAATGAATACATTATAAATATGGGTATAAGTGATTTTTTAGAATATTTAAATGATAACAATTTCATAAGAACTCATAGATCTTATATAATAAATATAAATAAAGTAAAAGAAATAATACCTTGGTCAAATAACACTTATAACATCAAATTTGAAGGAATAGAACAAGAAGCGCCAGTTAGTAGAAGTTATATAAAAGAATTCAAAAATAAATTAAATATAAAATAAAAAAACTCATGTCAAATATTATACCTCTTATTACAAAAAAACTACCCTTTAAGAAAAGACAAAAGACTTCTTCCTAAATATAAATTAAAATTATATTGGGATTTTAATTTAAAGGAGGGAGTTTTTATGATAACTTTCTTGGTTTCTATAGGTCTTTTAATTTTAGGTTATTTTACATATGGTAAAGTAGTTGAAAAGATTTTTGGAATAGAAGAAAACAGAAAAACACCTGCAATAGAACTTGAAGATGGTGTTGATTATGTTCCTATGAAAGGTTGGAAAATTTTTCTAATACAATTTTTAAACATAGCCGGTCTTGGCCCAATATTTGGAGCAATAGCTGGTGCATTATGGGGACCTATTGCATATTTGTGGATAATATTAGGAAGTATATTTGCTGGTGGAGTTCATGACTTTTTTTCCGGAATGCTTTCTGTTAGGCATGCGGGAGCAAGTGCTTCAGAAATAGTAGGCACATATTTAGGAAATACAATAAAACAAATAATGAGAGTATTCACCGTAGTTCTATTAATTCTTGTTGGAGTTGTTTTTGTAACAGGTCCTGCAGGACTTTTGAACAATCTCACAAACTGGAGTACCAATATGTGGGTAATAGCAATTATACTTTATTATCTTTTTGCAACAGTACTTCCAGTGGACAAAATAATAGGAAAAGTTTATCCTATTTTTGGACTTTCATTGATGATAATGGCAATTGGAATTGGATTTAACTTAATATTTAAAGGTTATAATATGCCAGAAATGACATTCTCTAACTTACATCCAGCCTCAACACCTATTTTTCCTTTTCTTTTTATTACAATAGCCTGTGGAGCAATATCTGGATTTCATGCAACTCAATCTCCAATGATGGCAAGATGTTTAACAAATGAAAGACAAGGAAGAAAAATTTTTTATGGTGCAATGATAGCTGAAGGTATAATTGCAATGGTTTGGGCAGCAGCTGCAATGTCATTTTACAATGGCACAAATGGGTTATCAGAAGTATTGGCCAATGGTGGTCCAGCAGTAGTTGTAAATGAAATTTCAAATACTTTAATGGGAAAAATAGGTGGAATACTTGCAGTATTAGGAGTAATCGCAGCACCTATAACTTCTGGAGATACTGCTTTTAGAAGTGCGAGACTAACAATAGCTGATTCTTTTAAATTAAATCAAAGAAAACCTTTAAATAGATACTTAATAGCAATACCTCTATTCATAGTTGGATTTGCTTTAACTAAAATAAATTTTTCAATAATATGGAGATATTTCTCATGGTCAAATCAAACACTCGCAATGATAGTGTTATGGGCAGCAGCGGCATATCTTGCATTCAATAAAAAAAATCATTGGATAACAACCATACCAGCAATATTTATGACAGCTGTAACAGTTTCTTATATATTACAAGCTCCAGAAGGATTTAAATTGAACTCTTTGTTCTCAAACATAGTTGGAATAATAATTGCCATAGTATTTTTCATATTATTCATATCAAGAATTAAAAAAACAAAAATAGAACCATTAACAGATGAAATATAAAAACAAGGTCAATCAATTATGATTGACCTTGTTTTTTTATAAATATATTATATAATTTTAAAAATAATTTTTTTATATTATCAATAGCTTTTTCATTATTTGAAACATCATTACACATCAAACATATTAAATAAGGATCTTCATCCTCAAAAATTCCAACATCGTGCTCTACACCTAATAGATTGTTTAAATCATCATAAGGAATTTCACCAGTTTTATGAGAAAATTTCCCAATAAAAAAATCTGGAATTTTATTATTTATTTTCTGTTTAAAAAGAATTTCAACTATCCTCTCATCAGAATTACCATTAAGATTCTTAAAATATATCAATTCAAAAAAACGTTCTATATCAAGCATACAAGTCATATTATCTATATCATTCTTTCTACTATCAAAATCAAGCATCTTTCTTTTCAATACAGTGGAATTAAATCCTTTTCTTATTATATATTCATTTATTTTATCCATGCCAAGAGCAGTTATAAGCTTATTTGTAGACTCATTATTACTTTCAGAAAGCATCAGTTCAAAATCTCTTTCAAAAATACTCAAAGATCTCTCTGATTCAAGTTTCTCAAGATAATAACCTGCAATAAATAGTTTTATCAAACTTGCAGAAGGCATTATATCATTTATATTGCCATAAGCCATCTGTATAGATCTATTATTTAAATTTTTGAAAGATATATAATATTTTTCATTATTATTAGAATTTATCATAATTTTATTAGTTTCTTAGGAAGTTTAAAATTGTATTTATCCTTAAGAAACTGCGTAAACTCCTCATCACTAAAAGTAGAAAAAGATCTATATTTATACTGCCCTTTTAAATAATTCAGAAAATTCTCTTCATTAGAAAGTGTTTTATGATAATCATCTGACAATTTTGCAACAGGATATCCATTCGATTCACTTATCTTTATAACATGATTTATAGGTTCAACATCTCCTGTAAGAGCTGTTCCAATACCAAAGCTCATTTTAAGATAATCTTTAAAATAAGAATGAAGAGTTATTGCCTTATCCATATTTAAACTATCTGAAAATACCATAGTTTTTGTTTTTGGATCTATACCATTTTTCAAAAGACTGGCATACATAAGCCAACCCCATCTTATAGGATCTGAGGAATCATGTCTAAACCCATCTGCAACTTTAAGATAAAGAAGTTTTGAATCTTCTAAAAAAGATAAAGTTCCAAATGTATCCGTCAATAAAGTCCCAAAAAGTCCTTC harbors:
- the proC gene encoding pyrroline-5-carboxylate reductase; the protein is MKKIGFIGGGNMAQAMIGGIIKSKIIEPENIIVSDLNEEILEFVNQKFKVITTVDNLKTSLQSDILFLSVKPNLYEIVIKQIKENIKNDVIIVAIAAGQSIKRVEELFDKELKVIKVMPNTPSLVGEGMAAICPNKLVEEKELNFIIDIFNSFGKSEIVPEYLMDAVTAVSGSSPAYVYMFIEALADGAVLQGLPRDKAYKMAAQTVLGAAKMVLETGEHPAKLKDMVCSPGGTTIEAVAKLEEKGFRTSVIEAMKACTDKSRNMSK
- the hypD gene encoding trans-4-hydroxy-L-proline dehydratase, whose product is MITERVRKLREESLKAIPRISMERAKIVDEVYKKFEGSVSIPVLRALVLKEIMSNKELCINDGELIVGERGEAPAATPTYPELCCHTIEDMEIMDKREKISFKVKKEDMQFQKDVIIPYWEKRSMRHLILENVTEEWKECYAAGIFTEFMEQRGPGHTVADGKIYKKGFLQFKDDIEASIKELDFLNDDEALNKREQLKAMSIACDAIMILGERYSKYAKKLAEKENDEKRKKELLEISEICSHVPANAPRTFREALQMYWFVHLCVISELNPWDSFNPGRLDQHLYPFYKKEIEEGSLSREKAEEFLQCFWVKFNNQPAPPKVGVTLKESGTYTDFANINSGGVKADGSDGVNEVSYLVLDVIDEMKLLQPSSNVQISKKTPQKFLKRALEISRKGWGQPSFFNADAIIQEMLNAGKSIEDARCGGTSGCVETGAFGKEAYILTGYMNLPKILEITLNNGIDPNTNKRIGIETGNPEDFKSYDQLFNAYKDQLHHFINIKMIGNRIIEKLYAEKMPVPFLSVIIDDCIKKGKDYNAGGARYNVSYIQGVGIGTITDCFAAMKTQVFDKKNISMKELLMAIKENFEGYEDILHLVKEKSPKYGNDDDAADDLMRDIFNAYCEEVNGRPNIKGGQFRINMLPTTCHVYFGSVIGATPDGRKAKLPLTDGISPSKGADRNGPTAVVKSAAKMDHLKTGGTLLNQKFTPSVIEGENGLDNLAYLVRTYFRMDGHHIQFNVIDKQILLDAQKKPEEYNDLIVRVAGYSDYFNNLDRALQNEIIERTEQSFC
- a CDS encoding trans-4-hydroxy-L-proline dehydratase activase, yielding MFQAKVINIQKYSIHDGPGIRTTVFLKGCPLKCWWCHNPESQNFGRELLFYDERCVGCGKCVKRCPNDAISIINGLAITDERCVLCGNCVDFCVNNAREIVGENMSTTEVFDQIIKDEMFYEESSGGITFSGGEPLMHPDFLLEILKKCKSRDIHVAIDTSGYAPWDNFEKIIDYVDLFLYDLKHMDEDKHLKYMGVSNDLVFENLKKLSSFGKEIYIRMPLIHNINDYDKNIMSCIEFLKNIKFSQLNILPYHKMGKDKYRRLNMKTYMEELESPSDERILEIKKMFEDSGIKVKIGG
- a CDS encoding helix-turn-helix domain-containing protein encodes the protein MIDDIGNKVKKLRSKKNMTLKELSEKTDLSTGFLSQFERGLTTIAIDSLEKISKVLDVKLSYFFQEDISKDEDDVVIRSYEKEVYQVDSSFIIHYHLTKNVKDKCMLTRYIELLPKKKNENIKTYSHDGEEFLYVLEGIVTLFVGDKEYDLFPGDSAHYSSNIPHNWTNNTNKKVSFIFVNTPNGHKFCE
- a CDS encoding LytS/YhcK type 5TM receptor domain-containing protein codes for the protein MEILKLFKPLFDNIMYIVLIIVFITKLKSFKKMVIKDKFEIKDKIFLGIFFGLFGILGTYMGTNVNGAIANTRNVGVIVGGILGGPTVGLIAGIIASSHRFLIDIGGITTFPCSITTLFSGLISGLIYKYLNVKKRWIYGLIMGFIAESISMLLILTYSKPFNLALEIVKSIFLPMPIIVGVGVGIVLLILENLFKQKDEMQAKQAQLALKIANKTLPYFREMNEHSIKKACEIIKNEVNAAAVSFTDKEKILAHVGLGSDHHIPGSKFITQATFQAIKNKEIKVLNTKNEIGCKYKDCPLKSAIVVPLIQNKSIIGSLKIYFSKENAITLRDLFLAEGLSQLISTQIEISNIEKYQRIADKSELKALQAQINPHFLFNALNTIISFIRIDPDKARKLIIDLSTYLRYNLEIEKDFVNIRKEIEHVKAYFEIEKARYGDKIQLEIILDENINFDLPSLTIQPLVENSIKHGILEGTGNGKITLKIKNIKNYFLIEVTDNGKGIDEEIIKKVYNNTLKNSIGLLNVHNRLKLLYGEGLKISNQNKGTKITFKIKGEEEKNELYYS
- a CDS encoding LytR/AlgR family response regulator transcription factor; translation: MNCIIVEDEYPSREELKYFINKYSQIIISKEFDNAIDALKFLESNTIDIIFLDINMPGLDGMSFAKIIKKFEDTIKIVFTTAYPEHAIDAFEIEAFDYILKPFSEERIISTLKKLEKSCDESKKCCNKIALKRDEKILLIDIKDIFFCEAMERDTLVYTKKNEYIINMGISDFLEYLNDNNFIRTHRSYIININKVKEIIPWSNNTYNIKFEGIEQEAPVSRSYIKEFKNKLNIK
- a CDS encoding carbon starvation CstA family protein; translation: MITFLVSIGLLILGYFTYGKVVEKIFGIEENRKTPAIELEDGVDYVPMKGWKIFLIQFLNIAGLGPIFGAIAGALWGPIAYLWIILGSIFAGGVHDFFSGMLSVRHAGASASEIVGTYLGNTIKQIMRVFTVVLLILVGVVFVTGPAGLLNNLTNWSTNMWVIAIILYYLFATVLPVDKIIGKVYPIFGLSLMIMAIGIGFNLIFKGYNMPEMTFSNLHPASTPIFPFLFITIACGAISGFHATQSPMMARCLTNERQGRKIFYGAMIAEGIIAMVWAAAAMSFYNGTNGLSEVLANGGPAVVVNEISNTLMGKIGGILAVLGVIAAPITSGDTAFRSARLTIADSFKLNQRKPLNRYLIAIPLFIVGFALTKINFSIIWRYFSWSNQTLAMIVLWAAAAYLAFNKKNHWITTIPAIFMTAVTVSYILQAPEGFKLNSLFSNIVGIIIAIVFFILFISRIKKTKIEPLTDEI
- a CDS encoding serine hydrolase; the encoded protein is MINSNNNEKYYISFKNLNNRSIQMAYGNINDIMPSASLIKLFIAGYYLEKLESERSLSIFERDFELMLSESNNESTNKLITALGMDKINEYIIRKGFNSTVLKRKMLDFDSRKNDIDNMTCMLDIERFFELIYFKNLNGNSDERIVEILFKQKINNKIPDFFIGKFSHKTGEIPYDDLNNLLGVEHDVGIFEDEDPYLICLMCNDVSNNEKAIDNIKKLFLKLYNIFIKKQGQS